One segment of Radiobacillus kanasensis DNA contains the following:
- a CDS encoding DUF2922 domain-containing protein, with translation MKKLELKFFNTEGKTVTISLDAPVEPADPAAVNTAMDTIIAQNALYSSGGDLVEKKEARIVERNVFDIEI, from the coding sequence ATGAAGAAATTAGAACTCAAATTCTTTAACACGGAAGGGAAGACTGTGACAATTTCTCTAGATGCTCCAGTTGAACCTGCTGACCCAGCAGCCGTAAACACAGCGATGGATACCATCATTGCTCAGAACGCACTTTATTCTTCCGGTGGAGACCTTGTAGAGAAGAAAGAGGCGCGTATTGTAGAACGTAACGTATTTGATATTGAGATCTAA
- a CDS encoding DUF1659 domain-containing protein, translating to MAVAQKVDSGLQLVFEDGVNPETGETILRRKSFNNVKTTATADQLFAIASALVPLQQKTLNSIQQKDDLLITES from the coding sequence ATGGCAGTCGCACAAAAAGTAGACTCCGGTCTACAGCTTGTATTTGAGGATGGGGTGAATCCAGAAACGGGTGAAACAATCTTAAGAAGAAAATCATTCAACAATGTAAAAACAACAGCAACTGCAGATCAACTTTTCGCCATTGCTAGCGCACTTGTACCATTACAACAAAAGACGTTAAACTCCATTCAGCAAAAAGATGACCTATTGATTACGGAATCGTAA
- a CDS encoding N-acetylmuramoyl-L-alanine amidase, translating into MKLLSKIICSFALLFGVGSLFNTQVHAESMKIVIDPGHGGSDPGAVNNGLREKDLTLQLSKRIEKYLSPYADVTLTRETDKYLSLEQRANFANSLDADLFFSIHFDSSVNPYANGISTHYSSYRANLDQSGYYVVHNGGIYDYVDERKINGSTYIYYTDRGVTKRASINDCMVYDSTPGQAATDSKELSLELANSLASLGFNKMYTSTGTKDHNLYVTRHTNMASVLIENGFTSNVTEANKVSSPSFQDKMAKKIADTVINHYGLGKPVITTYTVDKASPQVEGTRVILYARASNGDNLQYKFWQHNLDTDEWKLLQDYSADTNIGWTPDKSGNYELVVHVREGSSTNSYDTYKVMQYQVKPKPVSIQSYTSDLPSPQAKETRVIINANAINGEELQYKFWQHNMDTDEWKLLQDYSTDTNIGWTPDRAGKYQLVVHVKEAASSRSYDTYKVMDYLVKNSLVEIQQFTSDKPSPQLEGTQVIVNAKAVNGEGLLYKFWEQNLTTGEWKLLQDYSVDTNITWTSSKADKYKIVVHVKESDSVNSYDTYKAINYVLEPNPLTISSVNVDKPSPQPYATDIQISATSNISETANYKFWLFNKKTNQWSLLQDYGPDSNVIWSPVEPGEYKLVVHAKNEGSLKSYDDYQYINYTVKKIIVDQFNADKVSPQPIGTSVIVNASARGSESIEYKFWEYNYGTKKWRLLQNYNADTNVEWLPSASGKYKLVVHIKESTSQASYDTYEYMNFNIN; encoded by the coding sequence GGAAGTGATCCGGGGGCGGTAAATAATGGTTTAAGAGAAAAAGATTTAACTTTACAATTATCGAAGAGAATAGAAAAATATCTAAGCCCATATGCGGATGTAACATTAACTAGAGAAACTGATAAATATCTTTCACTAGAACAACGAGCAAATTTCGCAAATTCTTTGGATGCAGATCTTTTTTTTAGCATACACTTCGATTCAAGTGTAAATCCTTATGCTAATGGAATTAGTACTCATTATAGCTCTTATAGAGCTAATTTAGATCAATCTGGTTATTACGTTGTCCACAACGGTGGAATATATGATTATGTGGATGAGAGGAAAATAAATGGGTCCACCTATATTTATTACACGGATAGAGGGGTAACAAAAAGAGCGAGTATTAATGACTGTATGGTTTATGATTCTACTCCAGGTCAAGCAGCTACTGATAGTAAAGAACTTTCTTTAGAATTAGCGAATTCCTTAGCTAGTTTAGGATTCAATAAAATGTACACTTCAACAGGAACAAAGGATCATAATCTTTATGTTACTCGTCATACTAATATGGCTTCAGTTCTAATAGAGAATGGTTTTACTTCAAATGTTACAGAAGCTAATAAAGTATCTAGTCCGTCATTTCAAGACAAAATGGCTAAAAAGATTGCTGACACTGTTATTAATCATTATGGATTAGGTAAACCAGTTATTACGACCTACACTGTTGACAAGGCAAGTCCACAAGTGGAAGGAACAAGAGTAATATTGTATGCAAGAGCAAGTAATGGGGATAATTTACAATATAAGTTTTGGCAGCATAATCTAGATACAGATGAATGGAAATTACTGCAAGATTATAGTGCAGATACTAATATTGGTTGGACTCCGGACAAATCTGGAAATTACGAGCTGGTTGTGCATGTTCGTGAAGGAAGTTCTACGAACAGTTATGATACGTATAAGGTGATGCAATATCAAGTAAAACCAAAGCCAGTATCAATTCAGAGCTATACTAGTGATTTACCAAGTCCCCAAGCAAAAGAAACTAGAGTAATAATAAATGCCAATGCAATCAACGGGGAAGAGTTACAATATAAATTCTGGCAACACAATATGGATACAGACGAATGGAAGTTACTTCAAGATTACAGCACAGATACAAACATAGGATGGACCCCGGACAGAGCAGGTAAGTACCAATTAGTTGTTCATGTTAAAGAAGCTGCATCTTCTAGAAGCTACGACACATATAAAGTGATGGATTACCTTGTGAAAAATAGTTTAGTAGAGATACAGCAATTCACGTCAGATAAACCAAGTCCACAACTTGAAGGGACACAGGTTATTGTAAATGCAAAAGCAGTTAATGGTGAAGGTTTATTATACAAGTTCTGGGAACAAAACCTTACTACAGGTGAATGGAAGCTTTTACAAGATTACAGCGTTGATACAAATATAACTTGGACGTCATCAAAAGCTGACAAATATAAAATTGTAGTGCATGTAAAAGAAAGTGACTCTGTTAATAGCTATGACACGTATAAAGCAATAAACTATGTCTTAGAACCAAATCCATTAACAATTTCAAGTGTTAATGTGGATAAACCAAGTCCGCAACCGTATGCAACGGATATCCAGATAAGTGCTACAAGTAATATTTCTGAAACAGCAAATTATAAGTTCTGGTTATTCAACAAAAAAACTAATCAATGGTCCCTTTTACAGGACTATGGTCCAGATAGTAATGTAATATGGTCACCTGTAGAACCAGGCGAGTATAAACTTGTTGTTCATGCAAAGAATGAGGGGTCATTAAAAAGCTACGATGATTACCAATATATCAATTATACGGTCAAGAAAATTATAGTAGACCAGTTTAATGCAGATAAAGTGAGCCCACAACCTATAGGAACAAGTGTTATTGTAAATGCATCTGCTAGAGGCTCAGAGAGTATAGAATATAAGTTTTGGGAATATAATTACGGAACTAAGAAATGGAGACTCTTGCAGAATTATAATGCAGATACCAACGTTGAGTGGTTACCTTCTGCATCTGGGAAATATAAGTTGGTCGTTCATATTAAGGAAAGTACATCACAGGCATCATACGACACCTATGAGTACATGAATTTTAATATAAATTAA
- a CDS encoding glycosyltransferase family 4 protein: MIFVAGLACFILSLIITPFVKKVALRIGATDKPSQRKVHVKLMPRLGGLAIFSSFIIGFVLFSEKNFNWIPIIIGLFIITLLGVLDDKFELPAKIKFGVQLLVAIITVIGGIQIEFITIPFLDRIEFGYLSIPITILWIVGVTNAINLIDGLDGLAAGVSSIALLTISGMAISLGNTFVALLGIMLLSSTLGFLVYNFYPAKIFMGDTGSLLLGYMISVLSLMGLYKNVTFFSLLIPVIILGVPLLDTFFAIIRRIIQRKPLSAPDKLHLHHCLLGLGYSHRQTVLLIYAISGLFSVAAIIFSRTTMWGSTITIVVLLILTELIVESTGLIDKNYRPLLKLLQEEKLKINK; encoded by the coding sequence ATGATATTTGTAGCAGGTTTAGCTTGCTTTATTTTGTCATTGATTATAACACCTTTTGTGAAAAAAGTTGCACTTAGGATTGGTGCTACAGATAAGCCAAGCCAACGCAAGGTTCATGTTAAGCTTATGCCGCGGCTAGGTGGGCTTGCAATATTTAGCAGCTTTATAATAGGGTTTGTGTTATTCTCTGAGAAAAATTTCAATTGGATTCCAATTATTATAGGCTTATTCATCATTACACTGCTAGGTGTTTTAGATGACAAATTTGAACTCCCAGCAAAGATAAAATTTGGAGTTCAATTATTGGTAGCTATAATAACAGTAATTGGTGGGATTCAGATTGAATTTATTACTATACCGTTTTTAGATCGTATTGAATTTGGCTATTTAAGTATTCCAATAACAATTCTTTGGATTGTTGGAGTCACTAATGCTATTAATCTAATTGATGGCTTAGATGGGCTTGCTGCAGGGGTATCCTCAATAGCTTTATTAACTATATCAGGCATGGCCATATCCCTTGGAAATACTTTCGTTGCGTTATTGGGGATAATGTTGTTAAGTAGTACTCTAGGCTTCCTGGTATATAATTTTTACCCAGCAAAAATTTTTATGGGAGACACGGGTTCTTTATTGTTGGGGTACATGATTAGTGTACTATCACTAATGGGCTTATATAAAAATGTAACGTTCTTCTCATTATTAATACCTGTTATAATTCTTGGAGTACCGCTTCTAGATACATTTTTTGCAATTATAAGGAGAATTATTCAAAGAAAACCACTTTCAGCGCCAGATAAATTGCACCTCCACCACTGTTTATTAGGTCTAGGGTATAGTCACAGACAAACGGTATTACTTATATATGCTATAAGTGGATTGTTCAGTGTAGCTGCAATTATCTTCTCTAGGACAACAATGTGGGGTTCAACAATCACAATAGTAGTATTGTTAATTTTGACTGAGTTAATAGTTGAGTCTACTGGTTTAATAGATAAGAATTATAGACCATTACTAAAATTACTCCAAGAGGAAAAACTTAAAATTAATAAATAA
- a CDS encoding YvrJ family protein, translating to MGETWLSFIKDVGFPIAVTFYLMHRIEGKLNILIESIISLPDKLK from the coding sequence GTGGGAGAGACATGGTTGTCCTTTATTAAGGATGTTGGTTTTCCAATCGCTGTGACCTTTTACTTAATGCATCGAATTGAAGGGAAACTAAACATTCTCATAGAATCTATCATTTCTTTACCAGATAAGCTAAAATAA
- a CDS encoding Wzz/FepE/Etk N-terminal domain-containing protein produces MEERNQVKNFLFTLWKGKLLIVLITLFFLALGFVFNKFILNDTYRATTKIELGSYEELVQDLDPQITRLFSSNGIIEVMNSDEVLESVINEMNLNSSLDELKAMISFQVSSADNGILINKTGSNEQLNKEVIQSIVSNTDKELSLLLKEQTDDRASYYNEKMDEEISKVRQAISDLKKVNVKLPSVLVVENLFGPNKIIDINEEITDTIDGLTPEEMVNVVQTSSEIQNSVKNYNDYLAQYEEISSISKDNENIFNELSIEQLDSDTESVKTGPNESFNYFAALMLGLLLSIFLVLFLDYYKKIIRD; encoded by the coding sequence ATGGAAGAACGTAATCAAGTAAAGAATTTTCTGTTCACTTTGTGGAAAGGAAAGTTATTAATAGTTCTAATCACGTTATTTTTTCTAGCTCTAGGCTTTGTTTTTAACAAATTTATCTTAAACGATACATATAGAGCTACAACAAAGATTGAATTAGGTAGTTATGAAGAACTTGTTCAAGATTTAGACCCACAAATTACACGATTATTTTCTTCAAACGGAATTATAGAAGTAATGAATTCAGATGAAGTCTTGGAGAGTGTAATTAATGAAATGAATCTTAATAGCTCTCTAGACGAGCTAAAAGCGATGATTAGCTTTCAAGTATCAAGTGCAGATAACGGTATCTTAATTAATAAAACTGGTTCCAATGAACAATTAAACAAAGAAGTGATTCAAAGTATAGTTTCCAATACAGATAAAGAATTATCCTTACTATTGAAGGAACAAACAGATGATAGAGCAAGCTATTATAATGAGAAGATGGACGAAGAGATAAGTAAAGTACGCCAAGCTATAAGTGATTTAAAGAAAGTGAATGTGAAGTTGCCTTCCGTTTTGGTAGTTGAAAACTTGTTCGGTCCAAACAAAATTATTGATATAAATGAGGAAATTACAGATACCATTGATGGACTTACTCCAGAGGAAATGGTCAATGTAGTTCAAACTAGTTCCGAGATACAGAATTCTGTGAAAAATTACAATGATTATCTTGCACAATATGAGGAGATCAGTTCAATTAGTAAAGATAATGAAAATATATTTAATGAATTATCTATTGAGCAATTAGATTCTGATACAGAGTCAGTTAAAACCGGTCCAAATGAATCATTTAATTATTTTGCAGCACTAATGCTGGGACTTTTACTAAGTATTTTCCTTGTACTATTTTTGGATTATTACAAAAAGATAATTAGAGACTAG